In Eremothecium gossypii ATCC 10895 chromosome II, complete sequence, the genomic window TGCTTCGGTACTACGACACGGAGGTGCTCCGAAGCAGCGACAAGAAGTATGTACCAGGGCAGGACGGTGACCAGTTTGCACAGACGTTGAAAGACGTGCGGCAGGCCGAAGTTTTGTTCGAAAACCAGTCTGTGGAGGGCTTGACGCCCTTCCTTGAGGCCAAGGCAGGCTCCTTGGGCCCGGAGATTCGCGACTTCCGCACGATCATTGCCCTTCAACGGCGGCAGGTGGAGCATCAGGTCTCATTGCAGTTCGGAATCAATCCGGATCAGGTAGAGGACAAAAGCGATGTGTTCCATTTCTCGATTATTTCACGCAAGTGCGAGCACGACGACCCTGCAGTGAATATCACGAGTGGGTGGATGCATTTGATTGCGACATATGAGCTTGCGCTACTTCTTGAGTTCATTTTTGGCGATATCGATGAGAACATCTGGGCGAATGATGAGCTTCTAAGCGCCGAGGTAGCAAACGATCCAAAGAAGCGGTACCAATCACGCATGCGTTCACGGTACAAAGGTGCCATATTTATTACAGTCTATGCCTCTCGTAAATTGAATAAGAATACCCCAGGGTTTTTGGAGGGCAATAGCAGCGGTGAGGAAGAGGTCGCCATGGACGCCTGCGCGGTTGGTCGCAAGAAAGCCAAGATAAAGATAAAACGAAAGACCCTCCGCTTGAAGGCTGCAATTTACGATCAAATGCTTTCTTACCGCATAGGAGTCACAGGGCAGCCGTCGCATTCTTTGGTTAAGGTGGACAAGCTTAAATGGATCATTGAACGT contains:
- a CDS encoding ABL053Wp (NOHBY203; No homolog in Saccharomyces cerevisiae; Non-syntenic homolog of Kluyveromyces lactis KLLA0F08371g), which gives rise to MIISNKSDNESAAFTASIGQRGVAETLRGAAELAAKTDAEARVLGGLDGVGGPLLNAASRVPRISFLLCDTDTGAVAAEPVPPQSALVAPQGAFSFTSPKLAKFQECASPVVTVNRGFRYTIKEEEDLTSERKARKNFKLPEDIVFTGGFLRNTMLRYYDTEVLRSSDKKYVPGQDGDQFAQTLKDVRQAEVLFENQSVEGLTPFLEAKAGSLGPEIRDFRTIIALQRRQVEHQVSLQFGINPDQVEDKSDVFHFSIISRKCEHDDPAVNITSGWMHLIATYELALLLEFIFGDIDENIWANDELLSAEVANDPKKRYQSRMRSRYKGAIFITVYASRKLNKNTPGFLEGNSSGEEEVAMDACAVGRKKAKIKIKRKTLRLKAAIYDQMLSYRIGVTGQPSHSLVKVDKLKWIIERSVEAYSWVNPSKAPAGGYKRLF